A single window of Rana temporaria chromosome 1, aRanTem1.1, whole genome shotgun sequence DNA harbors:
- the LOC120927789 gene encoding extensin-like gives MATLEPEPQHSEASNANATRPLAEQPPVNIAHIGPPRALRRRAPAPDPALDRMLDIMTNMSDRMSNRSYGQNVAKCLGELIDKVPPNLQAVVLSCTARYISTFIPPTDADDLSEPPPPYGPYANKRTEHVPTPPTTHFSPPPVTLWTGPQLSDQPPRPTPPPTSAHHPFTTTLTHLPPVPTPSTHTSLNPFPYSQPSSYHPHSPFPHLSTPPVTYSTLPPTTLSSYHPPPSTYPALTTTPTSHYPHRPRQSTFRNAPTRTPPPPQATPPSNWSGEDSTTSTWPPFAHALSVAMSPHGEEDSSPNLQQL, from the coding sequence ATGGCTACTCTGGAGCCGGAACCGCAGCACTCCGAGGCATCAAATGCTAATGCAACAAgaccacttgcagagcagcccccAGTTAACATTGCGCATATTGGACCTCCGCGTGCTCTGCGTAGGAGGGCTCCTGCTCCGGATCCAGCCCTGGATCGTATGTTGGACATTATGACCAACATGTCTGACCGGATGAGCAATAGATCGTATGGGCAAAATGTAGCAAAATGTCTGGGGGAACTAATCGACAAAGTTCCCCCAAATCTGCAAGCGGTGGTGCTGTCCTGTACGGCTAGATACATCTCGACATTTATACCCCCGACAGACGCTGACGATTTATCCGAACCACCACCACCCTATGGCCCATATGCCAATAAACGGACCGAGCATGTCCCAACACCACCCACGACCCATTTCTCCCCACCACCCGTTACCCTTTGGACAGGACCACAGCTTTCCGACCAACCTCCTCGACCAACACCACCACCGACTTCTGCGCACCATCCTTTCACCACCACTCTAACTCATTTACCTCCTGTGCCAACACCTTCCACTCACACTTCTCTGAATCCTTTTCCTTATTCACAACCTTCTTCTTACCACCCTCATTCTCCTTTTCCTCATCTCTCAACACCACCTGTCACATACAGTACTCTGCCTCCTACAacactttcttcttaccacccacCACCTTCTACTTACCCTGCGTTAACGACTACACCTACATCACATTACCCACATCGACCGAGACAATCGACTTTCAGGAATGCCCCAACacgaacaccaccaccaccacaagcaaCACCACCTTCCAATTGGTCAGGGGAAGACAGCACCACCTCCACTTGGCCCCCTTTTGCCCACGCACTGTCGGTCGCCATGTCACCGCACGGGGAAGAGGACTCCTCCCCAAATTTACAGCAATTGTAA